In the genome of Lacerta agilis isolate rLacAgi1 chromosome 2, rLacAgi1.pri, whole genome shotgun sequence, one region contains:
- the LOC117042250 gene encoding zinc finger protein 420-like has translation MPEMGPDSSEAERIPMDTRERLLGDRMMLARPHLSFHGGEGEAAAMEADQGLVCFEDVTVHFTDKEWALLDPDQRALHKEVMEENRGLLDFLGGDELEISNKGDQDRIHTVEKSYKSLDCKENFSQSSQSTSHQRNPIGNKPYQCLECGKSFRWKVSFTSHQRIHKRENPYKCLECGKSFCQRTHLTSHQRIHTGEKPYQCKECGKSFRWKVSFTSHQRTHTGENPYQCFECGKSFSQSTHLTSHQRIHTGEKPYQCKECGKSFRWKVSFTSHQRIHTGENPYQCLECGKSFIQSTHLTSHQRIHTGEKPYQCQECGKSFSQSASLTSHQRTHTGEKPFQCLECGKSFTWKNNLTSHQRIHTGEKPFQCLECGKSFSHSHSLTSHQRIHTGEKPYQCLECGKSFNKNAHLTSHQRSHTGEKPYQCFECGKSFSHKNSLTSHRRSHTGEKPYKCFECGKTFRKSSDLTSHQIIHTGVKPYQCLECGKSFSQKCGLIFHQRIHTGETRYQCLECGKSFSHNGSLTSHQRIHTGEKPYQCLECGKSFSQSSHLTSHQRFHTGEKPYQCLECGKSFRHSYNVTSHQRIHTGEKPYQCLECGKSFTQKSSLTSHQRIHKGEKPYQCLECGYNFSSSSNLTSHQRIHTGEKPYQCQECGRSFSHNSSLTSHQRIHTGEKPFQCFECGKCFSHSYKLTSHQIIHTGEKPFKCQECGKRFTQSTGLTSHQKIHMVQKQYHCLECGKWFSRKDSLISHQRIHTGEKPYQCLECGKSFRHNSTLSSHQRTHSGVKP, from the exons ATGCCAGAAATGGGTCCTGATTCTTCTGAGGCAGAGAGGATTCCGATGGACACCAGGGAGAGACTACTAG GTGACAGGATGATGCTGGCAAGACCTCATCTGTCTTTTCATGGTGGTGAAGGGGAAGCAGCGGCTATGGAAGCAGATCAG ggtctgGTGTGCTTTGAGGATGTCACTGTTCATTTCACGGACAAGGAGTGggcattgctggatcctgaccagagagctctgcataaggaggtcatggaggagaatcgtggACTCCTGGATTTTCTGG GGGGTGATGAATTGGAAATTAGTAACAAGGGGGACCAAGACAGAATTCACACAGTGGAGAAGTCATATAAATCCTTGGATTGTAAAGAAAACTTTAGCCAGAGTTCCCAGtccacttctcatcaaagaaatcccattgggaataaaccctatcagtgcttggaatgtggaaagagcttcagatggAAGGTGAgcttcacttcccatcaaagaattcataaaaGGGAGAATCCatataagtgcttggaatgtggaaagagcttctgtcagaGGACCcatctcacttctcatcaaagaattcataccggggagaaaccgtaccagtgcaaggaatgtggaaagagcttcagatggAAGGTCAGTTTCACTTCTCATCagagaactcatacaggggagaatccatatcagtgctttgaatgtgggaaaagcttcagtcagagcacacatctcacttcccatcaaagaattcatactggggagaaaccctaccagtgcaaggaatgtggaaagagcttcagatggAAGGTCAGTTTCACTtctcatcagagaattcatacaggggagaatccatatcagtgcttggaatgtgggaaaagcttcattcAGAGCAcacatctcacttcccatcaaagaattcatacaggggagaaaccctatcagtgccaggaatgtggaaagagcttcagtcagagcgccTCTCTCACTTCACATCAGAGAACTCATACTGGAGAGAAAccctttcagtgcttggaatgtggaaagagcttcacctggaaaaacaatctcacttcccaccaaagaattcatacaggggagaaaccattccagtgcttggaatgtggaaagagcttcagtcacagtcacagtctcacttcccatcaaagaattcatacaggggaaaaaccttatcagtgcttggaatgtggaaagagcttcaataagaatgcccatctcacttcccatcaaagaagtcatacaggggagaaaccttatcagtgctttgaatgtggaaagagctttagtcacaaaAACAGTCTGACATCCCATCGAAGaagtcatacaggggaaaaaccttataagtgctttgaatgtggaaaaacTTTCAGAAAGAGCTcagatctcacttcccatcaaataattcatactggggttaaaccctatcagtgcttggaatgtggaaagagcttcagtcagaagtgTGGTCTCATttttcatcaaagaattcatacaggggagacacgctatcagtgtttggaatgtggaaagagcttcagtcacaatggctctctcacttcccatcaaagaattcatacaggggagaagccttatcaatgcttagaatgtggaaagagcttcagccagagtaGCCATCTGACTTCCCATCAAAGatttcatacaggggagaaaccctatcagtgcttggaatgtggaaagagcttccgtcacaGCTACAATgtcacttctcatcaaagaattcacacaggggagaaaccatatcaatgtttggaatgtggaaagagcttcactcagaagAGTagtctcacttctcatcaaagaatacATAAaggtgagaaaccctatcagtgcttggaatgtggataTAACTTCAGTAGTAGCAGCAATCttacttctcatcaaagaattcatacaggggagaaaccctatcagtgccaggaatgtggaaggagcttcagtcacaattcttctctcacttcccatcagagaattcatactggagagaaaccctttcagtgcttcgaatgtggaaagtgcttcagccaCAGCtacaaactcacttcccatcaaataattcatacaggggagaaaccatttaaatgtcaAGAGTGCGGAAAGAGATTCACACAGAGCACAGGTCTCACATCCCATCAAAAGATTCATATGGTGCAGAAACAATATcattgcttggaatgtggaaagtggttcagtcggaaggatagtctcatttcccatcaaagaattcatacaggggagaaaccatatcagtgcttggaatgtggaaagagcttccgtcacaACTCCACTCTCTCTTCCCACCAAAGAACTCACAGTGGGGTGAAACCATAG